A single Synergistaceae bacterium DNA region contains:
- a CDS encoding ribonuclease HII: MYHLGRLKERGVIIGTDEAGRGALAGPVAAAAVYLTQEQEDSLMAMGLRDSKRISHNVRERLFAAMNDLGVIWRVRMGDNLRVDRDNVLNAALWAMGESVSAVAKRTGRADYVIVDGNERIPDINIPQWVLIRGDDLIPCVSAASVVAKVIRDRYMVIMSARYPGYGLKQNKGYPTRYHMESVMRLGLSEIHRVTFCRKIFMRRERGKY; this comes from the coding sequence ATGTATCATCTTGGGCGGCTGAAGGAGCGCGGAGTCATAATCGGAACAGACGAGGCCGGGCGGGGAGCATTGGCCGGGCCAGTCGCGGCGGCGGCGGTATATCTCACTCAGGAGCAGGAAGACTCACTAATGGCAATGGGACTCCGGGACTCCAAGCGAATATCTCACAATGTCAGGGAGAGACTTTTCGCGGCCATGAATGATTTGGGCGTGATATGGCGCGTGAGGATGGGCGACAATTTGAGGGTTGACCGGGACAACGTGCTTAACGCGGCACTGTGGGCAATGGGTGAGTCAGTCTCAGCAGTCGCAAAAAGAACAGGCCGGGCGGATTATGTCATTGTTGACGGAAACGAGCGAATCCCGGACATCAATATTCCTCAGTGGGTATTGATTCGCGGGGATGACCTGATTCCGTGCGTGTCGGCGGCTTCCGTTGTCGCAAAAGTAATCCGGGACAGGTACATGGTGATAATGTCAGCGAGGTACCCCGGCTACGGCCTCAAACAGAACAAGGGCTATCCTACGCGCTATCATATGGAGTCGGTTATGCGCTTGGGACTGAGCGAGATACACCGGGTAACATTCTGCCGTAAAATTTTTATGCGTCGTGAAAGGGGGAAATATTAA
- the rpe gene encoding ribulose-phosphate 3-epimerase → MPHNILSRRGICRPGKEKLAVRKIIFAPSLLGADPLNIAHDINRLGGNFDWLHLDIMDGHFVRNLSFGPEFSRALRKKFPDAFIDAHLMTDNLQTVLPLFTDSASLITVHAETEPHLLHATLSAIKSAGIKAGVSLCPPTPVSMIENVLELADLVLVMSVTPGFGGQKFIESSLEKVRELASVREAGKYNYLIEIDGGINENTITRAVKAGCDVLVMGSAVFRNDNPGKWLSEMRGKIKEALKDFD, encoded by the coding sequence ATGCCTCATAACATACTATCTCGGCGGGGAATCTGTCGGCCAGGAAAGGAAAAATTAGCCGTGAGGAAAATTATTTTTGCACCTTCCCTGCTCGGAGCTGACCCCCTGAATATCGCCCATGATATTAACCGTCTCGGCGGTAATTTCGACTGGCTTCACCTCGACATAATGGACGGTCATTTTGTGCGTAATCTCTCGTTCGGCCCGGAGTTTTCGCGGGCTTTGCGAAAAAAATTCCCGGACGCTTTCATTGACGCTCATTTGATGACGGACAATCTTCAGACAGTCCTGCCGCTGTTCACGGACTCGGCCTCATTAATCACCGTTCACGCCGAGACAGAGCCGCATTTGCTTCACGCTACACTTTCAGCCATAAAGAGCGCGGGAATAAAGGCGGGCGTATCATTATGCCCCCCGACTCCTGTCTCAATGATTGAGAATGTATTGGAGCTTGCTGATCTTGTGCTTGTGATGTCGGTTACGCCCGGTTTCGGAGGACAGAAATTCATAGAGTCGTCGCTTGAGAAAGTCAGGGAGCTTGCCAGCGTCAGAGAAGCAGGGAAATATAATTACCTGATTGAAATTGACGGCGGAATAAACGAGAATACTATAACACGTGCGGTAAAAGCAGGCTGTGATGTTCTTGTCATGGGCAGCGCGGTTTTCAGGAATGATAATCCGGGCAAATGGCTTTCGGAAATGCGCGGAAAAATTAAGGAGGCACTGAAGGATTTTGACTGA
- a CDS encoding thermonuclease family protein, with amino-acid sequence MARKKNTADALYELIRMNPKQAIIIIIIAGIAYFFGGDSVLNFSGNESGNQDFVQAVIVRAVDGDTAVVKVDGQERRVRFLGVDTPETVHPNKPVQFFGKEASNFTKESLNGRRVWLEYDANPQDRYGRHLAYIWLNNPKTINESSIRGNMFNAKLLLGGYAKVMIIKPNKRYESEFRKFQEEARNKKLGVWSQQRKY; translated from the coding sequence ATGGCAAGGAAGAAAAATACCGCTGATGCTCTCTATGAGTTAATCAGAATGAATCCAAAGCAGGCAATAATAATCATCATCATCGCCGGGATTGCGTACTTTTTCGGCGGGGACTCTGTGCTGAACTTTTCCGGGAATGAGTCGGGAAATCAGGATTTCGTTCAGGCTGTGATAGTCCGGGCTGTTGACGGTGATACGGCTGTCGTGAAAGTTGACGGGCAGGAAAGGCGCGTGAGATTCTTGGGCGTTGATACTCCTGAGACGGTACACCCGAACAAGCCAGTTCAGTTTTTCGGGAAGGAGGCCAGCAATTTCACGAAAGAGTCGCTAAACGGTCGGCGGGTGTGGCTTGAGTATGACGCAAATCCGCAGGACAGGTACGGGCGGCACTTGGCGTATATATGGCTGAACAATCCCAAGACGATAAACGAGTCATCAATCCGGGGAAATATGTTCAACGCAAAATTATTGCTTGGCGGGTATGCGAAAGTAATGATAATAAAGCCGAATAAGCGGTATGAATCCGAGTTCAGAAAATTTCAGGAAGAGGCGAGAAACAAAAAATTAGGAGTCTGGAGTCAGCAGCGGAAATATTGA
- a CDS encoding EscU/YscU/HrcU family type III secretion system export apparatus switch protein produces MADGKPDKAVAIKYDNKSMAAPEVVAKGEGFIARKIVEKAVEADVPIVEDAALVSALISLELGEEIPSELYEVVARVLAWVYKLDKEASSAPPRMR; encoded by the coding sequence ATGGCAGACGGAAAACCCGACAAGGCAGTAGCAATAAAGTACGACAACAAATCAATGGCGGCTCCTGAAGTCGTAGCAAAGGGAGAAGGATTTATCGCCCGCAAAATCGTGGAAAAGGCTGTTGAAGCTGACGTGCCTATAGTGGAGGATGCCGCGTTAGTCTCGGCGTTAATATCGCTGGAACTGGGAGAGGAAATCCCCTCGGAGCTGTACGAGGTTGTAGCGCGTGTATTGGCGTGGGTCTACAAGCTAGACAAGGAAGCCTCATCCGCCCCGCCCCGTATGAGATGA
- a CDS encoding PASTA domain-containing protein: protein MRRHSGGIVLTTLFVVSAVIFASGAVAVYTVFMKPEGRTEIPELTGKSSVDAVAEAERLGLVVQLEQAASTLQEGLVLAQSPEPGTELRKGQVIVLQVSKGGELHAVPDVKGMTLTEAQNEIKTQGFTLGDVVKIRERGVKAGQVIAQSPSSPAKVSSGRKIDLLVQDGANADGVITVPDVNRMTEKEARETLTAAGLKIQGVDRAYSPLLPEGLAIETRPGAGSTLRAGQGVILKLATQRRPAGFMDSDSKSTSTANGTARRVTSRKDDDDDKKPSQSAKTPAKESPPKESESQPAKTAETPPAPKQEEEFTGDDYLTARTGNSQPAKTSQTPAKTSQPANTQQASSSGGTKTARIRYMIPPIVRPMDFRIEITDPAGRRTILNRQVRGGESISLSASYTKECLITYYLGGESVGQERKN, encoded by the coding sequence GTGAGAAGACATAGCGGAGGAATCGTATTGACCACGCTGTTTGTCGTTTCGGCGGTAATATTTGCGTCAGGAGCTGTAGCAGTTTATACAGTCTTCATGAAACCTGAAGGGCGTACAGAGATTCCCGAACTCACGGGAAAATCATCGGTTGACGCTGTAGCGGAGGCAGAAAGGCTCGGACTCGTTGTTCAGTTGGAGCAGGCCGCTTCTACATTGCAGGAAGGACTCGTGTTGGCGCAGTCGCCCGAACCCGGCACGGAATTACGCAAAGGGCAAGTAATTGTGCTGCAGGTCAGCAAAGGCGGAGAGCTTCACGCAGTCCCGGACGTTAAGGGAATGACTCTGACGGAGGCGCAGAACGAAATCAAGACTCAGGGCTTCACCCTCGGTGATGTCGTCAAAATCCGGGAACGCGGCGTAAAAGCAGGGCAGGTAATAGCGCAGAGTCCCTCATCACCCGCGAAAGTATCATCAGGCCGGAAAATAGATCTGCTAGTTCAGGACGGAGCGAACGCAGACGGAGTAATAACAGTCCCGGACGTGAACAGGATGACAGAGAAAGAAGCCCGCGAGACACTCACAGCCGCCGGACTCAAGATTCAGGGCGTTGACCGGGCATATAGTCCGCTTCTGCCGGAAGGACTCGCAATTGAGACACGCCCCGGAGCAGGCAGCACTTTACGCGCAGGGCAGGGGGTAATTCTTAAACTTGCCACTCAGAGAAGACCCGCAGGATTCATGGACTCCGACTCAAAGTCAACATCAACCGCAAACGGAACAGCACGCCGCGTTACCAGCCGCAAAGACGATGACGACGACAAAAAGCCATCACAGTCCGCAAAGACTCCCGCAAAAGAGTCCCCGCCCAAAGAGTCAGAGTCCCAGCCCGCTAAAACCGCAGAGACTCCCCCCGCCCCGAAACAGGAAGAGGAATTTACCGGGGATGACTATCTCACAGCACGCACGGGAAATTCTCAGCCCGCAAAGACATCACAGACTCCCGCGAAAACTTCACAGCCCGCAAACACACAGCAGGCTTCATCATCAGGAGGCACAAAGACCGCCCGAATACGCTACATGATTCCGCCTATAGTCAGACCGATGGACTTCCGCATAGAAATCACTGACCCTGCCGGAAGACGCACAATCCTAAACAGGCAGGTAAGGGGCGGGGAAAGTATAAGCCTCAGCGCAAGCTACACGAAAGAATGCCTCATAACATACTATCTCGGCGGGGAATCTGTCGGCCAGGAAAGGAAAAATTAG
- a CDS encoding ankyrin repeat domain-containing protein, translating to MPNFYKTIIDMFIDFCSTATAKDILDAVHAADDIRKEFDASHALIAASAKNTPEVISALISAGMNPNARSYDGSTPLMWAAMGNSAEAVSVLLKAGANVNASRPDGLNALIAASKKNTTAVISLLLKAGANIHAKDSNGMTALHHAAMNNPDPEAVKTLIDAGAEDSPTSTGKTALILAAMLNSPDVVSALADSGSDIGAKDSDGKTALDYAKDNPKIFGTPVMFTLEKMTEKRG from the coding sequence ATGCCTAATTTCTACAAGACAATCATAGATATGTTCATAGATTTCTGCTCTACAGCCACGGCGAAAGATATTCTTGACGCTGTTCACGCCGCTGACGATATACGGAAGGAGTTTGACGCAAGCCACGCCCTTATAGCCGCGTCCGCAAAGAACACGCCGGAAGTGATTTCCGCGCTGATTTCCGCCGGAATGAATCCTAACGCACGCTCTTATGACGGAAGTACACCCCTTATGTGGGCGGCAATGGGAAATTCTGCGGAGGCTGTGAGCGTTCTCCTAAAGGCAGGGGCTAACGTGAACGCCTCTAGGCCGGACGGACTGAACGCACTTATAGCCGCCTCGAAAAAGAATACTACCGCCGTAATATCACTCCTCCTGAAAGCCGGAGCGAATATTCACGCAAAAGACTCCAACGGAATGACCGCATTACACCACGCCGCAATGAATAACCCTGACCCCGAAGCCGTGAAGACTCTAATTGACGCAGGCGCGGAAGATTCACCTACTTCAACAGGAAAGACAGCATTAATTTTGGCGGCAATGCTCAACTCTCCCGATGTTGTTTCGGCACTGGCTGATTCAGGGTCAGACATTGGCGCGAAAGATTCAGACGGGAAAACGGCACTTGACTACGCGAAAGACAATCCCAAAATTTTCGGGACTCCTGTGATGTTTACACTTGAGAAAATGACAGAAAAGAGAGGCTAA
- a CDS encoding RsmB/NOP family class I SAM-dependent RNA methyltransferase: protein MRGIEAALTVLTSELDKKPGKFSSESLRILADRERMKAPDISLASSLIYIVMRRKELWEKISSDYLRSKEKLPPAVNMAVLMGTGGLLELRRFSGGVLVNGIIEYLRRDKSTAKYAGLVNAVLHKVIENGAGILGKFRDSSSLDGRAMYAGIPLWTLPAWTRTWTRPELNAIFDMAGLPSYSALRVSPGKREEVSRILDAQEIRHSDSDMSPAIRLNESVMPARIPGFAEGLFTAQAEGSILAASLAGKFYGGGNILDMCSGRGVKAGQMLQECPSAKIECWEVSESRSKSAVRELERLGVISRAVLRAGNALSLVPENSPGFVVLDAPCSGSGTWNRKPESKWRLTWDKLDSLVMTQKRLLRRAVSLCESGGHILYITCSLLKQENESVVAEVLSANSDCAEISGLVDWRGEFFRRGKPYGIYILPGNSWLDGFYCSLILKRG from the coding sequence TTGCGCGGAATCGAAGCGGCATTGACCGTATTAACGTCAGAACTCGACAAAAAGCCGGGCAAGTTTTCTTCCGAGTCTCTGAGGATTCTTGCTGACAGGGAGAGAATGAAAGCCCCTGACATTTCGCTTGCCTCGTCATTAATATATATCGTCATGAGGCGTAAAGAGCTGTGGGAAAAAATTTCGTCCGACTATCTCCGCTCAAAGGAGAAATTACCGCCCGCCGTGAACATGGCCGTGTTAATGGGTACAGGGGGATTGCTTGAGCTTAGGAGGTTTTCCGGGGGAGTCCTCGTCAACGGAATAATAGAGTACCTACGGCGCGACAAATCAACCGCAAAATATGCCGGACTCGTCAACGCTGTACTCCACAAAGTAATCGAGAACGGAGCCGGGATTCTCGGCAAATTCCGCGACTCTTCCTCTCTTGACGGACGCGCAATGTATGCCGGGATTCCGCTGTGGACTCTCCCCGCTTGGACTCGGACATGGACTCGCCCGGAGCTTAACGCCATTTTCGACATGGCCGGGCTTCCGTCATATTCTGCGCTGAGAGTGTCGCCGGGAAAACGTGAGGAAGTCTCGCGCATTCTTGACGCTCAGGAAATCCGCCACTCAGACTCGGACATGTCGCCCGCAATCCGCCTGAATGAATCCGTAATGCCCGCAAGGATTCCGGGGTTCGCTGAGGGACTCTTCACGGCTCAGGCTGAAGGCTCAATCCTGGCGGCTTCACTGGCCGGAAAATTTTACGGAGGCGGGAACATTCTCGACATGTGTTCAGGGCGCGGGGTAAAGGCCGGGCAAATGCTCCAAGAATGTCCGTCAGCAAAAATTGAGTGCTGGGAAGTCTCCGAGTCCCGGTCAAAATCGGCAGTCCGTGAGCTTGAACGGCTCGGCGTAATCTCTCGTGCGGTTCTCAGGGCGGGTAATGCGCTGTCCCTAGTGCCGGAAAATTCGCCGGGGTTCGTTGTGCTTGACGCTCCTTGCTCAGGGTCAGGGACGTGGAACAGGAAGCCGGAGTCAAAATGGCGTTTGACGTGGGACAAGCTCGACTCCCTCGTCATGACTCAGAAAAGATTGTTGCGCCGGGCTGTGAGTCTCTGCGAATCCGGCGGGCATATTCTGTACATAACATGCTCACTGCTGAAGCAGGAGAATGAGTCCGTCGTGGCTGAAGTGCTTTCGGCTAATTCTGACTGCGCGGAGATTTCCGGGCTTGTTGACTGGCGCGGGGAATTTTTCCGGCGGGGAAAGCCCTACGGAATATATATCTTGCCGGGAAATTCGTGGCTTGACGGCTTTTATTGTTCGCTGATTCTGAAAAGGGGGTAA
- a CDS encoding zinc metallopeptidase yields the protein MLGYGLDPTMIVIVPALLLSMWAQHKVQSTFSEYSRIPARGNVTADSVARMLLTLYGMANMPINHVAGNLTDHYDPRNKTLNLSDNVYGSRSIASIGVAAHEVGHAIQHHESYSPLIFRNAIVPAVNICSTASMPLFILGLIMGNFMLVNIGIMLFTGALVFHLVTLPVEINASSRALALLEETHTLSPDELSGAKKVLTAAAWTYIAAALMALLQLVRLILISRSSRRD from the coding sequence ATGTTAGGTTACGGACTAGACCCTACTATGATTGTGATTGTCCCGGCGTTATTGCTCTCAATGTGGGCGCAGCACAAAGTACAGTCAACCTTCAGCGAGTACAGCAGAATCCCGGCAAGGGGAAATGTTACAGCCGACAGCGTTGCGCGTATGCTCCTCACTCTTTACGGGATGGCGAACATGCCCATCAATCACGTAGCAGGAAACCTCACAGATCATTATGACCCCCGGAATAAGACGCTTAATCTTTCGGATAACGTTTACGGAAGCAGGAGCATTGCTTCAATCGGAGTCGCCGCCCATGAAGTAGGCCATGCGATTCAGCATCATGAATCATATTCCCCGCTCATATTTCGGAATGCCATAGTCCCAGCCGTCAATATATGCTCTACAGCGTCAATGCCTCTGTTTATTCTTGGGCTGATTATGGGAAATTTCATGCTCGTGAACATCGGCATAATGCTTTTCACGGGCGCGCTTGTCTTCCACCTCGTAACGCTCCCCGTTGAGATAAACGCAAGCTCGCGGGCTTTGGCACTTCTTGAAGAGACTCATACATTGTCCCCTGATGAGCTTTCCGGGGCTAAGAAGGTTCTGACGGCGGCGGCATGGACATATATCGCGGCGGCATTGATGGCACTGCTTCAGCTTGTGAGACTGATATTAATCAGCAGGTCTTCACGGAGGGACTAA
- the lepB gene encoding signal peptidase I: MAAEAVKPWWREAVETIVWAFVLAMIIRTFIIQAFWIPSGSMIPTLEINDRVLVAKFWNLFFPPSRGSLYVFRYPVDPSRDFVKRVIAIPGDTVDIKNGVVYINGNPTEEAYVKNHDRYTLRQSSIFPQVPFTVPEGKYFMLGDNRGNSQDSRFWGFADISDMRGPVFFRYWPLNRIGIPK, translated from the coding sequence ATGGCAGCAGAGGCAGTAAAGCCCTGGTGGCGCGAGGCAGTCGAGACTATAGTCTGGGCGTTTGTCCTTGCGATGATTATACGTACGTTCATTATTCAGGCGTTCTGGATTCCAAGCGGCTCAATGATTCCCACTCTCGAAATCAACGACCGCGTTTTAGTCGCCAAATTTTGGAATCTCTTTTTCCCTCCGTCAAGAGGCTCTCTCTACGTATTCCGCTATCCTGTTGACCCAAGCCGGGACTTTGTGAAAAGAGTCATAGCCATCCCCGGCGACACCGTTGACATCAAAAACGGAGTCGTATACATCAACGGCAATCCTACAGAAGAAGCCTACGTAAAGAATCATGACCGCTACACGCTTAGGCAGAGCAGCATATTTCCGCAGGTGCCGTTCACAGTCCCGGAAGGAAAATATTTCATGCTCGGCGACAACCGCGGAAACTCTCAGGACAGCCGCTTCTGGGGATTCGCTGACATCAGCGACATGCGGGGACCTGTGTTTTTCCGTTACTGGCCGCTTAACCGAATCGGTATCCCGAAATAG
- a CDS encoding YraN family protein, with amino-acid sequence MSESQKLGRYAEDLAAKYLVSLGWKILARNVRNKYGELDIISADPKDKELVIVEVRCRTKNNIQDAIDSVDRRKLRALLRASNEYVGAIGYNGFWRIDLIAVTIDTRGTLDDWTLEHLRDITAGLYV; translated from the coding sequence ATGAGCGAGTCGCAAAAGTTAGGGCGTTACGCTGAGGACTTAGCCGCGAAATATTTGGTGTCGTTAGGGTGGAAGATTCTTGCGCGAAATGTCAGGAACAAATACGGCGAGTTAGACATAATTTCAGCAGACCCGAAAGACAAAGAGCTAGTAATTGTAGAAGTACGCTGCCGGACAAAGAATAACATTCAGGACGCAATAGACTCCGTTGACCGCAGAAAACTCCGCGCCCTTCTCAGAGCGTCAAATGAGTATGTCGGCGCAATCGGCTACAATGGCTTCTGGCGTATTGACCTTATCGCGGTAACGATTGACACACGCGGGACTCTTGATGACTGGACTCTTGAACACCTCCGGGACATTACAGCGGGGCTTTACGTTTGA
- a CDS encoding ankyrin repeat domain-containing protein, producing the protein MATFKKVQEQNFIDYCADASPENIRMALKSVKDINAANEFGSTALFMAARENTPEAVKLLIDSGADVNSRAFDGATSLFWAALSNSAQVVDVLIGAGADANSARYDGVTVLMAAARRNTPETVTTLISAGATVNASDTNGMTPLLYAAMDNHNPDVINTLIDAGADDSSNRLGRTALILAAMMNNPAVVGALLDAGADVHAKDSDGKTALFYARDNDKLKGSESLLRLEKLYGEAVM; encoded by the coding sequence TTGGCGACATTCAAGAAAGTACAGGAACAGAATTTTATCGACTACTGCGCGGACGCTTCACCCGAAAATATCCGCATGGCTCTGAAGTCCGTGAAAGACATCAACGCCGCTAACGAGTTCGGCTCTACAGCTCTTTTCATGGCCGCAAGAGAGAATACCCCCGAAGCCGTGAAGCTCCTGATTGACTCCGGGGCTGACGTAAACAGCAGGGCTTTTGACGGCGCAACGTCTCTCTTCTGGGCTGCCCTGAGCAATTCGGCGCAGGTCGTTGACGTTCTCATAGGGGCAGGGGCTGATGCCAACTCAGCGCGTTATGACGGCGTTACGGTGCTTATGGCCGCGGCAAGGAGGAATACCCCTGAAACTGTAACGACTCTCATCAGCGCAGGTGCTACAGTGAATGCTTCCGACACAAACGGAATGACTCCGCTTCTTTATGCGGCTATGGACAATCATAATCCCGATGTCATTAATACCCTCATTGACGCAGGAGCGGACGACTCATCAAACAGGCTTGGGCGGACAGCGTTAATTCTCGCGGCCATGATGAACAATCCGGCGGTTGTCGGCGCACTTCTTGACGCGGGGGCAGACGTTCACGCAAAAGACTCGGACGGGAAGACAGCATTATTTTACGCAAGAGACAATGACAAGCTCAAAGGCTCGGAGTCATTATTGAGGCTTGAGAAATTATACGGGGAGGCGGTAATGTGA
- a CDS encoding DUF4115 domain-containing protein has product MTEQNEALVELGRMITERRESLGMTLETVFDRTKIRPEYLRGIEAGDYRNFPEVVYIKGFVRTYLKLIGAEDLQEDFMSQLDRSLNPQQSMQMHSRKKQPDPKQKPKNMNSILGNGSNMPQGFKPTSHFWLFLVLLLALAGTGAYVWYAVSYGGLDLRNLKLFSFSGGNTAVTPAGTLSADLGLPDTNVPVPVAVSIDEPVSEEPEPEPEISPYLEIHAVNDVWLSVSFGGGQPVFRRTLRRGEVMRWDLNEQARVVVGRPTAAQVILNGKDLGIANPTARRSETYLYNPDGTYSTVQRRSRN; this is encoded by the coding sequence TTGACTGAGCAGAATGAAGCCCTCGTAGAGCTTGGGCGGATGATAACGGAACGGCGCGAAAGTTTAGGGATGACTCTTGAGACAGTTTTCGACAGGACAAAGATACGCCCCGAATATTTGCGCGGGATTGAGGCGGGAGACTACCGAAATTTCCCGGAGGTAGTATACATAAAAGGCTTTGTGCGGACGTACCTGAAATTAATCGGCGCGGAAGATTTGCAGGAAGATTTCATGTCTCAGCTTGACAGGTCATTGAACCCTCAGCAGAGTATGCAGATGCACAGCCGGAAGAAGCAGCCCGACCCTAAGCAGAAGCCCAAGAACATGAACAGCATACTCGGCAACGGCTCAAACATGCCGCAGGGATTCAAGCCCACGAGTCATTTCTGGCTGTTCCTCGTTCTGTTGCTGGCTCTTGCCGGGACTGGCGCATACGTCTGGTACGCGGTGAGCTACGGCGGGTTAGACCTGCGGAATCTAAAGCTCTTCAGTTTTTCGGGCGGGAACACGGCGGTTACACCTGCGGGGACTCTCTCGGCTGACTTAGGCTTGCCCGACACAAATGTCCCTGTTCCTGTTGCGGTCTCAATCGATGAGCCTGTGTCAGAAGAGCCGGAGCCGGAGCCGGAAATTTCACCCTATCTTGAGATTCACGCGGTCAATGATGTGTGGCTCAGTGTGTCATTCGGGGGAGGCCAGCCCGTTTTCAGGCGGACACTAAGACGCGGGGAGGTCATGCGCTGGGACTTGAACGAGCAGGCGCGAGTCGTAGTAGGCCGTCCCACAGCCGCGCAGGTAATCCTCAACGGCAAAGATCTTGGCATCGCTAACCCAACGGCGAGACGCTCAGAAACATACCTGTACAACCCTGACGGAACTTACAGCACAGTACAGAGACGCAGCAGAAACTAG
- a CDS encoding ankyrin repeat domain-containing protein, which produces MATFSKIKRHNFLDICRKGTPQEILDAVNWGADVNYRNENEDFGLTALSMASRENTAEAVKILIDAGANVNAQTNDGNTALMWSSTRNDEKLITTLINAGADVNIPRTDGLTVLMGAAKKSSPGIISLLLKAGADVHAKDSNGMTALHHAAMNNPDPEAVNVLIEAGAEDSPTSTGKTALILAVMLNNSQVVTALINAGADVHAKDSDGHTALDYAKDNPKISGTPVMITLEEMIKRGE; this is translated from the coding sequence TTGGCGACATTCAGCAAAATAAAAAGACATAATTTCCTCGACATTTGCAGAAAAGGAACTCCGCAGGAAATTCTTGACGCTGTAAACTGGGGTGCAGATGTAAATTACCGCAATGAAAATGAAGATTTCGGACTCACTGCCCTTTCGATGGCTTCACGCGAAAACACAGCAGAGGCCGTAAAAATTCTCATTGACGCGGGCGCGAACGTCAACGCACAGACTAATGACGGCAATACGGCTCTTATGTGGTCGTCAACAAGGAATGACGAAAAGTTAATTACGACTCTGATAAATGCCGGAGCTGATGTGAATATTCCCCGCACTGACGGACTCACGGTTTTAATGGGAGCGGCAAAGAAAAGCAGTCCCGGAATAATATCATTATTGCTCAAAGCCGGAGCCGATGTTCACGCAAAAGACTCCAACGGAATGACCGCCCTTCACCACGCCGCAATGAATAACCCTGACCCCGAAGCCGTAAACGTCCTCATTGAAGCGGGAGCGGAAGATTCACCGACTTCAACGGGAAAGACAGCTTTAATTTTGGCGGTAATGCTCAATAATTCACAGGTTGTTACGGCTCTGATTAATGCAGGGGCTGACGTTCACGCAAAAGATTCAGACGGACACACAGCACTTGACTACGCGAAAGATAATCCCAAAATTTCCGGGACTCCAGTTATGATTACACTTGAGGAAATGATAAAGAGAGGGGAATAA
- a CDS encoding 50S ribosome-binding GTPase yields MPRTVWYPGHMAKGTRRLFELAGRLDVIVEVRDSRAPASTSSPLMKRLAKMKPIIRVFSRKDLADPEKLALWLDAVKFSYPADLRKREGLTQIRRAIMRFKPSHREARIAVAGIPNVGKSLLLNILAGKSSAKVANVPGVTKSVSWYKSGDILIVDSPGILDPHAEPGAHMMLSWLGCAKAEIVGGWENAAISLIKFLTHNGMAGMIPADADEIPALTLENIGRKFGCLITGGRVNMELAGQKLIEAFSSGRLGRVCLEIPGGERAVDFSRDEAANIVS; encoded by the coding sequence ATGCCCCGCACAGTTTGGTACCCCGGCCACATGGCCAAAGGAACGCGCAGACTATTCGAGCTTGCCGGGCGGCTTGATGTCATCGTTGAAGTGAGAGACTCCCGCGCTCCCGCGTCAACGTCTTCCCCTCTCATGAAGAGACTCGCGAAAATGAAGCCGATTATCCGCGTTTTTTCCCGCAAAGATTTGGCTGACCCGGAGAAATTAGCACTGTGGCTTGACGCGGTGAAGTTCTCATACCCTGCTGACCTGCGAAAACGCGAGGGGCTGACTCAGATTCGCCGGGCGATAATGAGATTCAAGCCCTCTCACAGGGAAGCGCGTATAGCCGTTGCGGGCATTCCGAACGTGGGAAAGTCTCTGCTCCTGAACATTCTTGCGGGGAAATCATCGGCAAAAGTCGCGAACGTTCCGGGCGTAACAAAGTCCGTGAGCTGGTACAAGAGCGGGGATATTCTGATTGTCGACAGCCCCGGGATATTAGACCCTCACGCCGAGCCGGGAGCGCACATGATGCTGTCGTGGCTTGGGTGCGCGAAGGCCGAAATTGTCGGAGGCTGGGAGAACGCCGCAATATCGCTGATAAAATTTCTGACACATAACGGAATGGCCGGGATGATTCCTGCTGACGCTGACGAAATTCCCGCGCTTACCCTCGAAAACATCGGGCGGAAATTCGGCTGTCTCATTACAGGCGGGCGCGTGAACATGGAGCTTGCCGGGCAGAAACTCATAGAGGCGTTCAGCTCCGGGAGATTAGGCCGCGTATGCCTCGAAATTCCGGGCGGTGAAAGGGCGGTTGACTTCAGCAGGGATGAGGCAGCTAACATTGTTTCCTGA